From Chloroflexota bacterium, a single genomic window includes:
- a CDS encoding DUF3105 domain-containing protein, with protein sequence MARRRGTRAAVKLERRREARQERQRIARRRRWIRRSLISGGVLLVVGGVAALIVLLIVSNTPSAEVAARRVRIDDEGRLHVPVGTPIEYANVPPASGTHYPITAPYGVYERPVEEGLWVHNLEHGAIALLYRCDTDCDEVVPELENIYADLPNAAFGEVKLIALPYAGLVPKYMLVAWHWQEPMDSFDPDRVREFYRDYVDRGPEAAP encoded by the coding sequence GTGGCGAGGCGACGCGGGACCAGGGCGGCGGTCAAACTCGAACGTCGTCGCGAGGCTCGTCAGGAGCGGCAGCGAATCGCCCGGCGTCGCCGCTGGATTCGCCGCTCGCTGATCAGCGGCGGCGTGCTGCTCGTGGTGGGCGGCGTCGCCGCGCTGATCGTTCTCTTGATCGTTTCGAACACGCCGTCCGCCGAAGTGGCCGCCCGGCGCGTTCGGATCGACGATGAAGGCCGCCTGCACGTTCCCGTGGGGACGCCCATCGAGTACGCCAATGTCCCGCCGGCGTCTGGAACCCATTACCCCATCACCGCCCCCTATGGGGTTTACGAACGGCCGGTCGAGGAAGGTCTGTGGGTGCACAACCTGGAGCACGGAGCTATCGCGCTGCTGTATCGCTGTGATACCGACTGTGACGAGGTAGTGCCGGAATTGGAGAATATCTATGCGGACCTTCCCAACGCCGCATTTGGCGAGGTGAAGCTGATCGCCCTGCCCTATGCAGGCCTCGTGCCCAAGTACATGCTCGTCGCCTGGCACTGGCAGGAGCCCATGGACAGCTTCGACCCTGACCGGGTGCGCGAGTTCTACCGCGATTACGTGGACCGCGGGCCCGAGGCCGCGCCATAG
- a CDS encoding alpha-L-fucosidase, with product MASAHALRWFNDARFGMFIHWGLYSVLARHEWTMYQEEIPNEEYARLADRFTAARYSPDDWVALAQDTGMRYMILTSRHHEGFALWDSKVSNFTAPNSAAGRDVLAEFVAACQKRRMPYGFYYSLLDWRWPEYFRGPQADPDGWARFRAYVHAQVEELCTDYGELAVLWYDGGWPYTPEAWDSAALNARVRELQPNILINDRSLLPEDFDTPEQHVTASPPGRPWESCMTMNTTWGYSTIDHEWRTPRQLIHFLVTAAAGGGNYLLNVGPEPDGHIPFESVERLRAMGAWMRVNSESIYGSERMPDRLMRVGSVGRHHTIKGNTLYLHCWRWPGREMVLGNLDGTLLSARFLYDGTPIDFDQRQNRIWLRDLPAFAPDPIDTVIALDFDRRPGLRNRFGG from the coding sequence ATGGCCTCCGCCCACGCTCTCCGCTGGTTCAACGACGCCCGCTTCGGCATGTTCATTCACTGGGGGCTCTACTCCGTGCTCGCCCGCCACGAGTGGACCATGTACCAGGAGGAAATTCCCAACGAGGAGTACGCCCGCCTGGCCGACCGGTTCACCGCCGCCCGCTACTCCCCGGACGATTGGGTCGCGCTCGCCCAGGATACGGGCATGCGCTACATGATCCTGACCTCGCGCCATCACGAAGGCTTCGCGCTCTGGGATTCGAAGGTCTCGAACTTCACGGCGCCCAACTCCGCCGCCGGACGGGACGTATTGGCCGAGTTCGTGGCCGCTTGCCAGAAGCGGCGCATGCCCTATGGCTTCTACTACTCCCTGCTGGACTGGCGCTGGCCGGAATATTTCCGTGGCCCGCAGGCCGACCCCGACGGCTGGGCGCGGTTTCGGGCCTACGTGCACGCGCAGGTCGAAGAGCTGTGCACCGACTATGGCGAGCTTGCCGTGCTTTGGTATGACGGCGGCTGGCCGTACACGCCGGAGGCCTGGGACTCCGCGGCGCTCAACGCCCGCGTCCGCGAGCTGCAGCCGAACATCTTGATCAACGACCGGTCGCTGCTGCCCGAAGATTTCGACACGCCGGAGCAGCACGTCACCGCGTCGCCCCCGGGCCGCCCCTGGGAGAGCTGCATGACCATGAACACCACCTGGGGCTATTCCACCATCGACCACGAGTGGCGCACGCCGCGGCAGCTGATTCATTTTCTCGTCACCGCCGCCGCGGGCGGAGGCAACTACCTGCTCAACGTCGGGCCCGAACCGGACGGGCACATCCCGTTCGAGTCCGTGGAGCGGCTGCGGGCCATGGGCGCTTGGATGCGGGTCAACAGCGAATCGATCTACGGCTCCGAGCGCATGCCCGATCGCCTCATGCGCGTGGGCAGCGTCGGACGGCATCACACCATCAAGGGCAATACGCTCTACCTGCACTGCTGGCGCTGGCCGGGCCGGGAGATGGTGCTGGGCAATTTGGACGGCACCTTGCTCTCAGCGCGGTTCCTGTATGACGGCACCCCCATCGACTTCGACCAGCGCCAGAACCGCATCTGGCTGCGCGACCTGCCGGCATTCGCCCCCGACCCCATCGACACCGTCATCGCCCTGGACTTCGACCGCCGCCCCGGCCTGCGCAATCGGTTCGGAGGGTAG
- a CDS encoding metallophosphoesterase, with protein MLSDAHILVPGAAPQHGVDARVNLEAAVRRLSGIRPAPELVVYLGDQTSTPSPAAYAEFVRITRDVPMPQLFVQGNHDDRAMLADALPLPSDVEPAGAPDGYYAVVRRGVQLVVLNSNPGGGAGGGHLGAEQLDWLHDTLAARNRESTVVFVHHHCHPIGIEWLDAVCLRNADELAEVLQHHSRVLGIFSGHVHQRTSATVGGIRSETAPSTWITLGPDRANLSVNAHQGFLVVDVNDDGLNITEVSI; from the coding sequence ATCCTGAGCGACGCCCACATCCTTGTGCCCGGCGCGGCGCCGCAGCACGGGGTGGATGCACGGGTCAATCTGGAAGCGGCGGTGCGCAGGCTGTCCGGTATCCGTCCGGCGCCGGAGCTCGTCGTGTATCTTGGCGACCAGACGAGCACGCCCAGCCCAGCGGCCTATGCCGAATTCGTCCGCATCACGCGTGACGTGCCGATGCCGCAGCTTTTCGTGCAGGGAAATCACGACGACCGAGCGATGCTGGCCGACGCGCTCCCGCTTCCGAGTGATGTCGAGCCGGCGGGCGCGCCCGATGGCTACTACGCCGTCGTCCGCCGCGGGGTGCAGCTGGTGGTGCTCAACTCCAACCCTGGAGGCGGTGCAGGCGGGGGTCATTTGGGGGCCGAGCAACTTGATTGGCTCCATGACACGCTGGCCGCCCGCAACCGCGAGTCAACCGTGGTGTTCGTCCATCACCACTGCCACCCAATCGGCATCGAGTGGCTGGACGCTGTTTGCCTGCGGAATGCCGACGAGTTGGCGGAAGTCTTGCAGCATCACAGTCGCGTCCTGGGAATCTTCTCGGGGCACGTGCACCAGCGCACGAGCGCCACGGTGGGCGGCATCCGCAGCGAGACGGCGCCATCGACCTGGATCACCCTCGGCCCGGACCGAGCCAACCTGAGCGTAAACGCCCATCAGGGATTCCTGGTAGTGGACGTGAACGACGACGGGCTGAATATCACCGAGGTTTCGATCTGA
- a CDS encoding type II toxin-antitoxin system VapC family toxin gives MSGYVVVDASVAVKWLVREEHTDRALVILSAWHDDEVTPAAPYLLPFEVANALHRRVTRNQLSVGDTARMISQLLSSRLELHQSVELHARALALATELQQGAVYDAHYLALAETLNCELWTADERFHRAARQAARNVRWIGEPGILG, from the coding sequence GTGAGCGGATATGTCGTCGTCGATGCGAGCGTGGCCGTCAAGTGGTTGGTGCGAGAGGAGCACACGGACAGGGCTTTGGTGATTCTCAGCGCATGGCATGACGATGAGGTCACACCGGCCGCTCCCTACCTGTTGCCCTTCGAGGTCGCCAACGCTCTCCATCGACGGGTGACTCGCAATCAGTTGAGCGTCGGAGACACCGCTCGCATGATCTCGCAATTGCTTAGCTCGCGGCTTGAGTTGCACCAGTCGGTAGAGCTACACGCAAGAGCCCTAGCGTTGGCAACCGAACTTCAACAGGGGGCGGTCTACGACGCCCACTACCTAGCTCTGGCCGAGACGCTCAATTGCGAGCTGTGGACCGCCGACGAGAGATTCCACCGCGCGGCACGCCAGGCTGCCCGGAATGTCCGTTGGATCGGAGAGCCGGGCATCCTCGGTTAG